A genome region from Carya illinoinensis cultivar Pawnee chromosome 2, C.illinoinensisPawnee_v1, whole genome shotgun sequence includes the following:
- the LOC122300511 gene encoding TVP38/TMEM64 family membrane protein slr0305 isoform X2, translated as MAFTWGSALRITLLLLILAAVVTACFTLPVDKILKDFLLWVEQDLGPWGPVVLAVAYIPLTVLAVPAAVLTIGKPFVVSKLKDYPQFQSVAIATRRSGFKIVLLLRLVPLLPFNMLNYLLSVTPVPIGEYMLASWLGMMPITLTLVYVGTTLKDLSDVTHGWSEFSKTRWAFIILGLAVSVVLIICVTKVAKAALEKALAENEDIDGILASPQLPVAAELPVDLSQPLIIKIDPSTDDHEN; from the exons ATGGCGTTCACGTGGGGCTCCGCCCTCAGGATcaccctcctcctcctcatcctcgcgGCCGTGGTCACCGCTTGCTTCACTCTCCCCGTCGACAAG ATTCTGAAGGACTTTTTATTATGGGTTGAACAGGATCTTGGACCTTGGGGTCCTGTTGTGCT GGCTGTTGCGTACATTCCTCTGACAGTGTTGGCTGTTCCAGCAGCAGTGTTAACG ATTGGGAAACCATTCGTTGTTTCCAAGTTGAAGGATTATCCACAGTTCCAGTCAGTTGCAATTGCAACTCGCAGATCTGGATTTAAG ATCGTTTTGCTGCTTCGGCTTGTTCCCTTACTGCCATTTAACATGTTGAATTACCTCCTATCTGTGACCCCTGTTCCAATAGGAGAATACATGCTGGCTTCCTGGTTAGGAATGATG CCAATAACCCTTACATTAGTTTATGTTGGAACAACTCTCAAGGATCTTTCTGATGTGACACATGGATGGAGTGAGTTTTCAAAGACCCGTTGG GCATTTATCATATTGGGACTTGCAGTATCTG tggttctgattatttgtgtcACTAAAGTTGCCAAGGCTGCTTTGGAAAAAGCTTTGGCTGAAAATGAGGACATCGATGGCATTTTAGCATCACCTCAGCTACCCGTTGCGGCTGAACTGCCTGTGGATCTCAGCCAGCCTCTCATAATCAAGATAGATCCTTCAACAGACGATCATGAAAATTAA
- the LOC122300511 gene encoding TVP38/TMEM64 family membrane protein slr0305 isoform X1, which yields MAFTWGSALRITLLLLILAAVVTACFTLPVDKILKDFLLWVEQDLGPWGPVVLAVAYIPLTVLAVPAAVLTLGGGYLFGLPIGFVADSIGATVGAGAAFLLGRTIGKPFVVSKLKDYPQFQSVAIATRRSGFKIVLLLRLVPLLPFNMLNYLLSVTPVPIGEYMLASWLGMMPITLTLVYVGTTLKDLSDVTHGWSEFSKTRWAFIILGLAVSVVLIICVTKVAKAALEKALAENEDIDGILASPQLPVAAELPVDLSQPLIIKIDPSTDDHEN from the exons ATGGCGTTCACGTGGGGCTCCGCCCTCAGGATcaccctcctcctcctcatcctcgcgGCCGTGGTCACCGCTTGCTTCACTCTCCCCGTCGACAAG ATTCTGAAGGACTTTTTATTATGGGTTGAACAGGATCTTGGACCTTGGGGTCCTGTTGTGCT GGCTGTTGCGTACATTCCTCTGACAGTGTTGGCTGTTCCAGCAGCAGTGTTAACG CTTGGTGGTGGTTATCTTTTTGGGCTACCCATAGGCTTTGTAGCCGACTCTATCGGTGCTACTGTTGGTGCAGGGGCTGCATTCCTTCTCGGCAGAACA ATTGGGAAACCATTCGTTGTTTCCAAGTTGAAGGATTATCCACAGTTCCAGTCAGTTGCAATTGCAACTCGCAGATCTGGATTTAAG ATCGTTTTGCTGCTTCGGCTTGTTCCCTTACTGCCATTTAACATGTTGAATTACCTCCTATCTGTGACCCCTGTTCCAATAGGAGAATACATGCTGGCTTCCTGGTTAGGAATGATG CCAATAACCCTTACATTAGTTTATGTTGGAACAACTCTCAAGGATCTTTCTGATGTGACACATGGATGGAGTGAGTTTTCAAAGACCCGTTGG GCATTTATCATATTGGGACTTGCAGTATCTG tggttctgattatttgtgtcACTAAAGTTGCCAAGGCTGCTTTGGAAAAAGCTTTGGCTGAAAATGAGGACATCGATGGCATTTTAGCATCACCTCAGCTACCCGTTGCGGCTGAACTGCCTGTGGATCTCAGCCAGCCTCTCATAATCAAGATAGATCCTTCAACAGACGATCATGAAAATTAA
- the LOC122300512 gene encoding uncharacterized protein LOC122300512, with protein MGTTLIYTHGLQVVNVNTKMHVVPKSKLARNFEALRGKMLGFSILPLGGCFDGCRDHTQGSGFGTRIWNLSDRPVELQIRVGSILKKIHALNPGCSKRLKCKSIYKAYMPGKSGTVGGGMKSLLYYYDETCHPYLWIQDTGGDSLRMVKQQYISLEDLRDYAEIRIFRDHQRGCISVRKKPRSDFC; from the coding sequence ATGGGCACAACCCTTATATATACACACGGACTCCAAGTGGTGAATGTTAACACAAAAATGCATGTTGTCCCAAAGTCAAAGTTAGCCAGGAATTTTGAGGCCCTCAGAGGAAAAATGCTGGGATTCAGCATTTTGCCTCTTGGTGGGTGCTTTGATGGGTGTCGTGACCACACTCAGGGCTCAGGATTTGGCACAAGGATCTGGAATCTAAGCGACAGGCCTGTGGAGCTGCAAATAAGGGTGGGATCAATATTGAAAAAGATTCATGCTTTAAATCCAGGATGTTCAAAGAGACTGAAATGCAAGAGCATATACAAGGCTTACATGCCTGGCAAGAGTGGCACTGTGGGTGGAGGAATGAAGAGCTTGCTGTATTACTATGATGAAACTTGCCATCCTTATCTTTGGATACAGGACACTGGGGGTGATTCCTTGAGAATGGTCAAGCAACAGTATATTAGTCTTGAAGACCTGAGAGATTATGCTGAAATCAGAATCTTTAGAGACCATCAGAGAGGCTGCATTTCGGTTCGAAAGAAACCTAGGTCGGATTTTTGCTAA
- the LOC122300510 gene encoding probable E3 ubiquitin-protein ligase LUL4, with amino-acid sequence MGISLSSNRRRNNHNHYLPHPHPHYLSPPPPPPPSSSYYYPSEPPPPPPPHNYLPYPPPPHHPYPPPPPPPPPRAHSYYYSGGYNSYNNVNPMTARFNYHPYHANQASGWPAARLPVCPAVEPPRYVEHQNSKKVRNDVNVHKDTLRVVLDEHNPDNYLVSFVFDALYDGSITIFYFAKEEPNCRFVPLLPEAFMPVRIPFQKGPCQKFCQPSGTGIDLGFFELDDLSKPSPGKDVFPLVISAETYSPANSTDEQLGEPVPKTNPHMQITQAILEKNGDGPFQVRVIRQRLWIDGVCYELHEIYGIGSSVAEGFDDSDPGKECVICMTEPKDTAVLPCRHMCMCSECAKALRLQSNKCPICRQPIEELIEIKIDNGNQ; translated from the exons ATGGGAATTTCGCTGAGTAGCaatagaagaagaaacaacCATAATCATTATCTCCCACACCCACATCCCCACTACCTCTCCcctccacctcctcctcctccttcctcCTCTTACTATTACCCCTCAGAACCCCCACCACCGCCACCTCCGCATAACTATCTCCCTTATCCTCCACCACCCCACCATCCttatcctcctcctcctcctcctcctccgccTCGAGCTCACTCTTACTATTACTCTGGTGGGTACAATTCTTACAATAATGTCAATCCCATGACCGCTCGCTTCAACTACCACCCTTATCATGCCAATCAGGCTAGTGGGTGGCCCGCAGCCCGGCTTCCCGTGTGCCCCGCGGTGGAGCCACCGCGTTATGTTGAGCATCAGAACTCGAAGAAGGTGAGGAATGATGTGAATGTACATAAGGACACCTTGCGGGTAGTGCTCGATGAGCACAACCCCGATAACTACTTGGTGTCTTTCGTTTTCGACGCCTTGTATGATGGGAG CATCACTATTTTCTACTTTGCTAAGGAAGAGCCGAACTGTCGGTTTGTTCCACTACTTCCCGAAGCCTTTATGCCTGTGAGAATCCCCTTTCAGAAAGGACCTTGCCAGAAATTTTGTCAGCCTTCAGGAACAGGCATTGACTTAGGCTTCTTTGAGCTGGATGATCTCTCAAAGCCATCACCCGGAAAAGATGTATTTCCTCTTGTCATATCTGCTGAAACATACTCGCCGGCTAATTCAACAGACGAGCAACTAGGTGAGCCAGTGCCCAAGACAAACCCTCATATGCAGATAACGCAAGCTATTCTAGAGAAGAACGGTGATGGACCTTTCCAAGTGAGAGTTATTAGGCAAAGACTCTGGATTGACGGAGTTTGCTATGAGCTTCATGAGATATACGGAATAGGAAGCTCGGTAGCGGAAGGGTTTGATGACAGTGACCCAGGAAAGGAGTGTGTCATATGTATGACAGAACCTAAGGATACAGCTGTCTTGCCTTGTCGACATATG TGTATGTGCAGTGAGTGTGCAAAAGCGTTGAGGCTTCAATCAAATAAGTGCCCTATATGCCGTCAACCTATTGAGGAACTAATAGAGATCAAGATTGATAATGGTAATCAGTGA